The segment taaaatagtgaataatttattaattaatataaaataagtaattaaataagttaGCACGACGTTTGTCCAAAAACTAGATTTAATCATGAATCAAGCTATTCACTTATGCCCAACAACTCACTCGAAAAATGAAAGGATTTAGACAAAAATATAAGCCCGGAAAATGGATATGGACAAAAAATAAGGTTATTTTTTAGATGGGTTGGGCCTCAAGTAGGATTTTTTGGCCCGACCCGAGTCAACTGCTTTACTACTATTTCGCTACCATTTCGTTAtcatattgctactattttgttgttattgttttattgttaattttgctactattttagagacatttgtttGCTAAGTTACAACTATCTTAGTGTGATTGTATAAAgattttttaatttgttgagaaatatttattttaatatttttagtgtatttgatgtatcatattttttaaatttatttttatataaaaaataatacggATTAATCAGATTGAGTTcgagtttaacatttttaatctAGAACAAATTTAGACAAAAATTTAAACTCATTTTTCGAACTAGACCAAAGCCGAGTCTAGAAAACAGATAAAAAAATTGTCATCGGCCGGGCCTATTTGTTGATTTAATGGCATTTCTTAATTATTTGTAAAACCCAAATTTATGTAATGGTTGATTAAGAGGAGGTTTACAATTGAAAGTATTATTGTAGAGTTCCCTTTATTATTcaccatttttttaattttttttaataggaGCAGGTAGAATAATTCATTGAGGATTGCGGATCAAATAGAAAATGATTGGGTGATCATGACTTTGGGATTTTATTAGGGTAGATAGTAAATAGTAAGAGAGGGAAGGGACAATATATCATATTAAAGATGGCGtctaaaagtttttattttaaagtaaAATAGGATTCAGGAAAGCAAATCTTTCTTAGCACTATAAAAACACAGAAACTTTGATTTATTACTGTTGTTGGTTTGACCTTACGTTCGTATTCTTATCGTTTAGTGGAGCCAAAAACTGAAAGATACCAAAAgcatttcattttctttatataaaaaataagctAAAACTTAATTTGGAAAGTTACAAAATGTTATAAGAGAATGCAAAAAATTATGAGGATTACCAATAATTGGAgagaatctttttttttttttttgtcatcattctTTTTCTTATCCTTACTCTCCCACAATATTGCAAATACCCTACAAATAAATTTGTTCCATGATAGTTGCATCACTATGCTACCTTACTATATTTGAAACTACAACAGAGCACTAATTAATCTTTCCCCAAGGACAACAATATTTATACGTGCAAAAACGCTAGCCATTCCCATCAACTTCTTCACAATATCTCTACACTTCCCTATCAAAATAAGCAATGACAGATCTTCTTGATCTTTCCACTTTTGGTTATGCAGTAGTGTTAGGCGTCACGCTACTGTTTTTGTACTCAAAACTCAAAAACCTTAGCTCAGGAAGCGGCGGCAAAGCTGCACCCGTAGCAGCCGGTGCATGGCCAATAATTGGTCACCTCCCGCTATTAGGGGGACCCAAGGCCCCTCATGAAATGTTGGGAGacttgggtgagaaatatggacCAGCCTACATGATCCGGATCGGTGTTCATCCAGCCCTGGTGGTGAATTCGAGTGATGTTGCTAAGGAAATCTTCACCACCAATGATTTGCATGTTTCCTCCCGTTCCGAATTTGCCGCCGCTAAACACTTAGGTTACAACTATGCCATGTTCGGCTTCTCTCCTTACGGACAATATTGGCGTGAAATGCGCAAAATAACAATGGTGGAGGTGCTATCGAATCACAGGATCGATCAACTTAAGAAAGTTTTTGTATCGGAAATAGAAGGCTCAATGAAACTATTATATAATACTTGGGCTGAGAAAAAGGATGGCTTTGGTAAGGTGTTGGTTGAGATGAAGAAACACTTTTTGGACTTGACTTTGAATGTTGTTCTTAGGACGGTTGCTGGGAGGAGGTATAGTGTTGTTGCAGAGGAAGACCAAAAAGAGGTTTTGAGATATCATAAGGCTTTACAGGATTTCTTTCACTTGACAGGGTTGTTTATGTTGGGAGATGCGGTCCCTTTCCTCCAATGGTTGGATATTGGTGGTTATGAGAAGCGGATGAAGATAACTGCTAAAGAGTTGGATGAAATTTCAGGGGGATGGCTAGATGACCATAGGAAGGGCGGACGTTggaatgaaaataaaaaggagaaaGATTTCATGGATGTAATGAACTCTGTTCTTAAAGGTGCAAGCCTTGCAGGCTATGATGCCGACACCATCAACAAAGCCACTTCATTGGTataatctctctctctctctctctctctctctctttttctcgtCTTAAATTTTATTTCACCATTAATTAGTttgtaaaaattatgaaaattgcgCATTGCAGAATATGATTTTAGCAGGCGGTGACACCACTACAGTTGCCTTAGTATGGTGCTTGTCCCTAATGCTAAACAATCCTCGTATACTCAAAAAGGCTCAAGAAGAACTAGACACCCATATAAGCAAGGATAGGTTTGTGAATGAAACAGACATCGGCAAATTGGTTTACATCCAAGCCATAATTAAAGAGACTTTTAGAATGTATCCATCTGCACCCCTTTCAGCACCCCGTGAGCTCAATGAAAGTTGCTCCATTGGAGGCTATAACATCCCCAAAGGCACTCGGTTGATTATAAACCTTCACAAGATTCAAAGGGATCCTAAAAAATGGCCAGAACCATTGAAGTTTAAGCCAGAAAGGTTTCTCACTACCCACAAAGATGTGGATGTTAAGGGTCAGCATTTTGAATTGATGCCCTTTGGTAGTGGTAGGAGAAGCTGTCCTGGAACATCGTTTGCACTCCATATGTTGTACTTGACCGTATCTAATTTCTTGCATGCCTTCGATTTCTCAGTACCATCCAATGGTTTGATTGACTTGACCGGCACTGTTGGATTGACCAACATGAAATCTACCCCGCTTGAAGTACTAGTCTCACCTCGCCTTGCTCCTGAGCTTTACAACTAAAATCCAGATGAAGATTGCAATAATCAAGTACGAATAATAAGAATGCCTAAGCATTTTGGTTCTTATGTTGTATTATTATTTAAATCATGTATGTGTCTCTATTACACTTCTCTTTCCTATTGTTTccctttttaaaataaaaaaaattatacagttaataaataaatattttcttagaTAAAACATGTAGATTTAATGTTGTTTTTACGGTATACATGGAAAATCTTAGCTCTCAAATTTAAGTCGTGAAATCTTGACTTTATTTTTCTGCTCTACTTTTTTTACTTATTGTGTCTAATATGTTAGCACTACCCTGCACGAGTATGTTAAGAGTTGAGAGTTAGCACTTTGATATATATTATTTCTCCTCGTTAATTCTTTAAATGTTATTTATATAAGTTGTAACAATTTTTAATTCGAGAAGgatgaaaatttaaatatttttaactcTTAGATTAATTTGAATTCGTCTTAATTATAGATATATGATTTCACCTCTCtcacttaaataaaaattataaaatccaacctttttgttttcattttattgtCAAATGAAGGGCAAAAAATTTCCAATTCCAATTAATTATCAATACTATCAATCAATTGTGATGCATTAAAAATATGTAATGATCCAATTTTCGTTGGTATTGGAACTGAATTTCTTGTATCGAGTTAgtccaaaaatttataattgagCAGTTAGTAGACATATATGAAATTTAGGACCGAATTATTAAGTGATTAAATTAGATAAATTATTAAGTATAGTACAAGGACTAGTTAGGGAGATTAGTAATTAAGTTGTATGGGGATTAAATTGGAAGGTGATTAAAATAGAGAGAATTGATTAGAGGTTAAGCATgtccttaaaaagaaataaaaccaAGCCCTTGAAAGTAATTTACCGATAATTAAAATGAGATAATGGAGAGAATTCATCTCATCCATCAATCTCCACCAACCTCTCATACATTGATTTATGACTATtggattctttaatttaatttaattttttactactaatattaattaaaaatagagaaaagatgaaaaataaTTCATAGGCTATTTTAcccatttaacaaaaaaaaattaatatttataaaaatgaccCTGGTTCAAGAATATTCACCAAAATGACCTGAAATGAACAGTAAATTTGGGTTTTGAGAACCCAATGGCCAGCACTACCTAGTGTTTTGGCCCCATCATTACTTGATGATTGTGTCAGGctttaaaaaaatgatttttttgagTTTGGAAACCCAATGGCCGGCATCGGggtattttttttaaatcttatcATACTGGTATACAAAAATAccagtatttaaaaaaaattttggttctGACCATGTAATGGCCTGCACCAgagacattaaaaaaaaaaaattttgtgctGGCCAATAGATGCTGGCACCAGGTAAAATTTTCGGTTCCCAagatattttttttttactttaggaAACTGATGGTCGACACcagtgtatttaaaaaaaaattttgggtgcTGACCATATAATGGGCAGCAGCAAGTACAATTTCGGCTTCCAatgcatttttttttattattttggaataCTAATGGCCGACACCaatgtatttaaaaaaaattgggtgCTGATATTTAGAAATTTTTTGAATTtgaaaaaacccaaaaaataaaatgagaattttttgaatttaaatgaaatttaaaattttctaatggaatgatatttaaattgagaaaaatttaaataaaatatgaaaaattttaaatgacCCGATATTGAGACTACTTTtaattaatatgaaaaaatatgaagtgaattgaaaaaaaattgaattgaaaaagaTAAATTGAAATGAGACTATTTGTGATTAATATGAAGTTTTTTTGTGTATAttaggaaaaaataaatttaaatgaaaaaaattaatgaaatgaaatgttaaatgaatatgaaatgaaattatgattatgattatGAAATGGAATGAaagtttaaatgaaaataaattataaattgaaatgaaaacaaaaactgaaatgaaaaaaattgaaatgagaaattattaaatttaaatggaaaaaataatttaaatgaaaaaggAAATGTAAATGAAACCACATtgcaaaaaaataattaggattagcacccaattttttttttaaatacattgTGCCGGTGATCAGTGtcccaaagtaaaaaaaaatgctTTGGGAACTAAAAATTGTATCTGGTGCCAGCCATCTACTGGCCAgcactaaatttttttttaatgtctCTGGTGCTAGCCATTACATGGCcagaaccaattttttttttaaatactaatatttttatataccAGTATGATATGTGTCGAAACCATTCcttgatttaaaaattttaaaattttaaaaaaaaaggggtaatcgacttttgaaaaacaaatgcatggagtcgccaccgatcttttgttttggtgtgatcggatcacctaaaaatttggctattttaataaaacatttatgatttactaaaacaacaattttggtctacaaaaaatttagaaaacgggctcgggagtcggttacacatgaggaaggattagcaccctcactacgcccaaaattggtaccaaatcgattaaatactgtcttTATGTCTAAGctttaaaaaatgtttttgaaatgtgattccTTTTTGATAACATTTGAGTAACTCAAGTtagtcatcaaaattctcttgccTAAGAGGAATATAACATCACATCTagcacgataggacatgatcctttaAGCCCTCGAAAACATGATGAATTTTGACTTCAaaaatttatatgttgaaaaccgcaaaaggatgcccaattatttagtccaacgagagaatcgaaacccaacacggtaGGGCACGGTtcttcgaatttccaaacattgaacattgtcTCGCTTTGGAAAACGTGAATGAAATTCcaaagggatattcgattattttgcacaaacgagaaattgcaacccagtacgatagggcacgattccccgaattacCGAACGTCGAACATTTCCTTCGTTTTTAAAAAGTTTTTAGAAAACATGAACGAAAT is part of the Gossypium arboreum isolate Shixiya-1 chromosome 5, ASM2569848v2, whole genome shotgun sequence genome and harbors:
- the LOC108472996 gene encoding cytochrome P450 CYP82D47-like; this encodes MTDLLDLSTFGYAVVLGVTLLFLYSKLKNLSSGSGGKAAPVAAGAWPIIGHLPLLGGPKAPHEMLGDLGEKYGPAYMIRIGVHPALVVNSSDVAKEIFTTNDLHVSSRSEFAAAKHLGYNYAMFGFSPYGQYWREMRKITMVEVLSNHRIDQLKKVFVSEIEGSMKLLYNTWAEKKDGFGKVLVEMKKHFLDLTLNVVLRTVAGRRYSVVAEEDQKEVLRYHKALQDFFHLTGLFMLGDAVPFLQWLDIGGYEKRMKITAKELDEISGGWLDDHRKGGRWNENKKEKDFMDVMNSVLKGASLAGYDADTINKATSLNMILAGGDTTTVALVWCLSLMLNNPRILKKAQEELDTHISKDRFVNETDIGKLVYIQAIIKETFRMYPSAPLSAPRELNESCSIGGYNIPKGTRLIINLHKIQRDPKKWPEPLKFKPERFLTTHKDVDVKGQHFELMPFGSGRRSCPGTSFALHMLYLTVSNFLHAFDFSVPSNGLIDLTGTVGLTNMKSTPLEVLVSPRLAPELYN